In one window of Clarias gariepinus isolate MV-2021 ecotype Netherlands chromosome 10, CGAR_prim_01v2, whole genome shotgun sequence DNA:
- the LOC128532228 gene encoding transmembrane protein 271-like: MKLSGKGACAVVSSSLLFACAVSAAVVGFECLSLGAKVKAHFQLSAAAGAFYSGILLGLGQALLAMALLCCRGKPACRNFFLFGLLVFLLGVLTAFSGAVVDGDAVSLVERKYSRYCLDTVDVPAACGRLKDYQRGLVASTVLNALECLIGLVNLVVIKRYQAAQFYRRRRAQRRSARAVLLAEERELSVAADFRSVSYISLAVCGSQVREDGAEARKSGHPSIELPGYAPAPNELHHVCGFSYPPANDSPPAYEDIFPGERRNKVLDC; encoded by the coding sequence ATGAAGTTGAGTGGGAAAGGAGCGTGCGCCGTGGTCTCCAGCAGCCTGCTGTTCGCGTGCGCCGTGAGCGCGGCAGTGGTCGGGTTCGAGTGTCTTTCTCTGGGAGCCAAAGTGAAGGCGCACTTCCAACTGAGCGCGGCTGCCGGCGCGTTTTACTCGGGAATCCTGCTCGGACTTGGACAGGCACTGCTGGCTATGGCGTTGCTTTGCTGCAGGGGCAAACCTGCTTGTCGCAATTTTTTCCTCTTCGGGCTTCTCGTGTTTCTACTCGGCGTGCTCACGGCGTTCTCGGGCGCAGTGGTGGACGGCGACGCCGTGTCGCTCGTGGAGCGGAAGTACTCGCGGTACTGTTTGGACACAGTGGATGTACCTGCGGCATGCGGGCGCCTCAAGGATTACCAGCGCGGCCTGGTGGCGTCCACCGTGCTTAACGCGCTCGAGTGCCTCATTGGGCTTGTAAACCTTGTGGTGATTAAACGCTACCAGGCGGCTCAGTTTTACCGGAGGCGCCGAGCGCAGAGGCGCAGCGCGCGCGCCGTCCTGCTCGCCGAAGAGCGCGAGCTCTCAGTGGCCGCTGACTTCAGGTCGGTCTCCTACATCAGCCTGGCGGTGTGCGGCTCCCAGGTGCGGGAGGACGGTGCGGAGGCGCGAAAAAGCGGCCACCCGTCTATCGAACTACCAGGTTACGCGCCTGCCCCAAACGAGCTCCACCACGTGTGCGGTTTCTCCTACCCGCCTGCTAACGACTCGCCCCCGGCCTACGAGGACATATTCCCCGGAGAAAGGAGGAACAAAGTGTTGGACTGTTAA